The Bombyx mori chromosome 16, ASM3026992v2 region GTACATTTCTGTTTCGAGGTGGGATATCTCCGTCGCAGTCTCGATAAACTGCATATAATTCTCGTAGACATTTTTCTTTAGGGCACTTGCGGTTTCTTCGgctaaattttgtattttctcctTCTGTTGCTGTAGCTCCTCCCCTCCGACGCAGGATCTAGCGAGGTCTTTTACGTAACGTTCGGGGACGAAGTCTGGGACAGCAAACTTATCCATATCTATCTCGGACATCGTTGCACATGTATTTATTGTATACTTCTTTCGTATTTATCACAAAACACTGGCTCGCACATCATTCGATTCTATAGGTAGGTATCGAACGACAGGACGTTTTCTATCAAAACGATATGTCAAAAATGCGTTTTGTTATCTCAGCTTCTTTTAAAGTCAGTTTGTTGGCAACGCGCTGCCAACGTTGCTATCAAAACGTTTTCTCAAATTTTATGTACAGTAGACGCGCGAGCTTGTCCATCCTGAGGAATgcggtagtgctgtgacctagttaattatggtaatgtcgataataactaccgatttagtcaacagctgtcaaTTTGGTTTAATGTAACCAGGTCACTTcgcaaattataaaataaatgcgaTAAGTAATGACTTATTTCTTCctaatagagaaaaatattttttaaattccaattcaaCTACTATGAGATGAAAAGACAACCAACAGATCAGAGTCCGAATCAGTGTAGGTTTTTTTCTACCTGAacttgttggaagcggagtatTCGTGGTTTATTCACCATGAAATAACACAATAGCGTTAGCGTAAGTTTTTGGTATCGATAAGCGCGCGTCACAACTGTCAAAGACAACACTAGACGTCAAACAAACGCGGGGAGGCGGGGCGAGCTGCCCCCTGCGCGTCGCCTCCGGCCCCGATgtacatgaactcgcgcgcatactgtatagtaatcggcacgaGTTGTGAGCTTTCGACAAAAGATTTGGGGTCATCTGCCCATCGTACAATTAGAGTCAAAATAAATGGTCCacttatgtatttaatatatttttttataattaaattaacttcgtTCAAtttgggatttaaaaaaatattgttatgtaattatgtattagtattttttatactattaatttttttattttttttttttatttattgcttagatgggtggacgagctcacggcccacctggtgtcaagtggttactggagcccatagacatctacaacgtaaatgcgccacccaccttgagatataagttctaaggtctcaagtatagttacaacggctgccctacccttcaaaccgaaacgcattactgcttcacggcagaaataggcagggtggtggtacctacccgcgcggactcacaagaggccctaccaccagtaataaaactgGATCCAACTTATTAATGGATGTTATGAAAAGTAACATCTAGACTATTCTAGACGTAACACCTACCCACCCAAAAATTCAGCTaagggcccacctggtgttaagtagtgtTAAAGACATCACAATCTGAAACAACCTAGAGAAACATAAGTCTTAAGGTATCAAAGTCTgctttgtattgtataatggctgtcacacccttcaaactggaacacatgACACCTTCGAGGCAGGAATAGATTTTAATAATGGCCCTTACCCGTGCGAGCTAACCCTACATTCTGCCACCCATAAATCTACTGCGATGAGtgctttgcagcagaaataggcagggtaatggGCTGGGtcataaaacttaaataaattataataaaaaaggcatccTGAGGGATTTCAATACCTGCTTGACGATGTCACTCGATGCGAGTACGCCGTATCTAATGCATTAGGCCCTCGAGTCATTTACTTGAAGCTATTCCAAAGGTACttcttactttttatttttttattgcttagatgggtggacgagctcacagcccacctggtgttaagtggttactggagcccatagacatccacaacgtaaatgcgccacccaccttgagatacaagttctaaggtctcaagtatagttacaacggctgccgcacccttcaaaccgaaactcttcacggcagaaataggcagggtggtggtacccacccgcgcggactcacaagaggacctaccaacATTAAAAACTTACTTACTGATTGtatggcgtcttgtgagcctgcactGGTAGGTGCCTTGCCTATTTATACCACGAAATAATCATACGTTTAGGTTTGAATGTTTCGGTTTCGGTATTTCAGTtgttggtgtctatgggcttcggtatcTATTTATCATCCCTAGAAAATAAAACAGGCACCTATAGAAGGTTGAGTTGAGAATGAATGCTCGCCCACGTCTTAATGCATGCAAATTAAGATACTGTTCAAAATTCCTTTAAATATATGAGACGTTTTCAATATGTAACGAGAGACATTGGCACTTACGGAATTCTATagatttatacatacatattcgtGTAGTTTCTGCGTAAAATCTGCGTTACAGGCCCTGCTTATCCTGGTGGTAAATATTCTGGGCTCTGTAAATACTGTACGTGGCGCGAGACGGCGAGACTCAACTCGAGGACtttagattttctttttttctagaTATGTAAGTTTATTTAACCGCAGCCCTATAACAAAACCGGTAATTTTGCAGTAAACAAAACGTATTAATACGTTGTTTTTGTAGAGTTTGAATAAAAAAGATTCGATTGCAAATAATATCAAAGTACCTAGACCCTAGGTATatcagaattttaattttagataaatTAAGAATTACTCTAGCACTACCGCGAGAGGATTGCCGCATTAAGTAGCAAAAATATAActctacaaataaaaaataatcaaccattcatatttttatttagtttattagcACCAGGCTCGTAAAATGTTATAGTTATCGATTAAAGGCAGTTCATTGTTGTCTCGATTTATTCTTGTTTCTCTTCAGTCACTCCATTAGCAGCTGCAGCTTCGGAGGCGGGTACTGTGTAGTTACCATTCCTCTTGTACCGGTAGTAGCGGGTCGAGGCCACTACTGATTGAGATTCATAACAGTTCACAAGAGCATCGCCATTGTGTCCTGGGAATGCAAAAAGAAATATCTACAGTACGGTACAAAAATACAgtaatgttatattttatggCATAAGCAAAGAGGTTTGAAAAGGACATCCTAACTTTTTCAATGCACTTGTAtccgcagtgcttcgcagagtctaccaccggatcggaatcacgacccactgagaggatccggcgaggaactcagtggaatgtgtctatgggctagttcgctctGGACGGTGGACGGTGATCGTTGCTTGAgagacctaaaagcaccgagagtgaatccaggggattcgacaagacatgtttcaggccacggcggctttgcgttgccccgtcgcggtcggataagtaCTTTGGAATATATACATATCGTCTCCTCGCAttgaaactgtataatctcaaaacttactaattttacaggagaatgttttaaaggtttaacatgtgatatttttgcaacatttattttttaccagttacttTTTACTAGTTACAGTATTGTCTCTctattaaagtaagataaaattatgaattaattttattaatagtagtcaaaacataggtaaactaaaacaaaaactaaaactaaactacgctcttttgacagtacttatgagaaaaatactggtgataccaaatgtttacgcatattaattAACCCAATTTCGAAGATTTTAGGAAATTGTAcgcttttaatgcgaaaagacgatatgtataatatatttatttatatgtctaATTGACTAAGTATTTATTTAGCTTATATAAATTATCAAACCTGAAGGACAAGTGCAGACGGCAAGATGTCTCCTGGCCATACAAACGGCGCCGGAACCGCATTGAGTGTTACCGAGACAGGGATCCACGCACTGGTAACCAACGCAGGCCAGGTGATCGGAGCACTGAGAATCCAGTTCACACTCCCCCtgaaaattgaattgaaattgtacttttaaaagtgagaccttacaacccatgtgtcaaggtgggtggcggcatttacgttgtagatgtctatgggctccggtaaccacttaacatcaggtgggccgtgagcacgtccacgcatctaagcaataaaaaaattaaaaagaatacaAACGAGTTATTAACTTTCTTAATATGTATAATAGGAAGTTTTACCAAAATCATCGGAATGGCTTGTCCTCtctgtacaaataaaataaatcttgtttttctttttttaatacctaatttataaataagtttCTGAAGCGTTTGATAAATTCAATTATGTGTGATAAAAACGGAAATATCCGTATAGGGAACGACAAAGGAAAGATTCTCGACCGAATGGATATCGTTTGGATCTAACAAGACCGCATTAGGTACTCTAAAAGTTGAGAAACTTCTAGCTAGAGAAttgggaatattttttttaatcgtggTTAACCAAATTCAATTTATGCCTTTTTCTCCTGTACATAACCCAGACTCTGATCTTTCTTTGATCTAGTCCTCTCGCCATTCAAGTCGAAGCTCATAGTTCACTGTAGCTTACTTTTTGATGTCTAAAAGAATCGACGGGCCCTTTTGAAAAACAATATACCTATAGtaatttcttcggttttcgcgaatccTAGACATATTTAAAgcaacttttacggcttaatatgAGAAATaccattataaaaatttaaaaaaaagcgcgaTCATAAACCGTAAAACTAACTTTAACTAAACGAGTGTGTGTCACTTGATTAGCCATATCCAAAACCGTTAAAGAGGcttatcaaataaatataactagtcGAATTGGATCGATAATTTGCAACTTACACGTTCGCAGGAAACAAGGGCGTTTCCGATGTACCCGGTAGGACAAGTGCAGACCGGACGCTCAGCGCCGGTGCGGTCGTGACCTGGGGTGCACTTGGCGTTGGCTCCACAGGGGTTTGGCTCGCATAAATCACCTATGAAATAAGCAGAAAAAGGTTACTATTAAGGCATGGCCTATTGGCGGAACGGTGGGACTTTTTGTCACATTTAAATCTTGCCTTATGTGGCGGGCTTCTTTCATAATCCACCCTAGTTTAAAGCGACGATCAAGCTTGTCTGAAGAAGCACTTTCAATTAGCTATGTTTCTAAACTATAAAGAGTTCCTAAACTAcagcataatatttttttggggTAAACGCGCATTCTTGTgtggagaccgcgaattggCAAACGAAGTGCAGGATGCCCTtaggctcggtggagtgatgatctgtgcgGGGTGGCACATAGGAACTGGAGGAGAGAaaccgaggatcgtgctcagtgggGAGCAATTGAGAGGCAGTgtactgctataggctgatgatgatggtgatgataatgaataatatttttttgagtaGCCTTTTTAATATTCGATTTGAGGTGACGACATCGGCTCCGaactgtttaataataattagattaaaattaCTCACGGGCCTCAAAGGGTCTGCAAAAAGTGAAGGGATCCCCGGTCATGTTTCTAGGGCAGGAACAGACTGGGGTCAAGCCGCGAAGGTTGCAGTCCGCGTTGACACCGCACGAGTTGACGCAAGGGTCGATGCAAGCGTTGTACACACAGGCGGGTTTGTAGCTGGGACACTCGCTGTCTGATGTGCACTCAGCCGAGCAGATACGGTAGGGATCGCCATGATATCCCTGTATtacattaatcaataaaaaccCATAATTGTATgttcttcggttttcgtgacTTAAAAATAGATAAGACTTGAATAGACTTTAAAATAGCTTTACGGCATTATCTCGCGTTTCTTGTTATCATGGTCACGGACGGCTACGGTGCTGTACGTCATCTGAGAACTTACTGTGCTAActatttaactatttaacagtctatttaaaaaaactaacggcACTCGGGGTCTGCcgtggtaaagctattgcatagcattttttatctacttatgcaattataattagacaataataatttaatattaaaacaacaataaaataagaccacgctatatttataaacattaacaaaagcaaaacattaactgttcccttcacactcataagctagaccgcgcaagAAAGAGATGGGCAGATTTTTCATGATGCGTATGCAGTGCAAcggcacgccgcgcgcttattcgcAAACCCTACAcgagcgcaacgtgtgaatgtgttgaacgcgagctacatggtaggcggaatgggggatgttaggttttattttcgttacggaatttcttgattcagtcgccgcgctcaaagcccgcaataaaagctatgtaacagcttaaaaaaactgaaaagttataaaaattacgaaggtagttttaattattttgatttacgcggtatttaattacaaataattccTTCCATAGCTGTAGAAAACGAGACGCTAATGGTTTGTTAGTGAATTTGGAATGGTTTAAGCGTGGCTTTATGTCTCACCCGAGGACACTTGCAGACGGCGCGATGTGCCGCGACGGTTTCACAGTCAGCGTTAACTCCGCAATCGCTGCACGGGCTCACACACTTGAAATCCCTGCAGGACTGCTGTGCGCCGCACTCGCCGTCAGACTCGCACTCGTGACGACATCCGCTCAGAGGGCTGCCCTGTACACATCCATATCCATAGCTATCATTATGTGTAGgatgtaccgtaaaatggggcgattagggattgagaggcgaatcgggaaaaaaccgggaaaatctttcgacgctcaatattagttttatattcgttgcaaaatcttccattttttgtagtttaatagtagaatgttgaaagttcacaaaacaactctgaatatgcatgataatagctgctaacttataaaaaatcacgtttcaaattaacttcctgtggtggtcattattttagtgctagaaactttgctctcttttatttatttgataataatagaagacgactgtgatttataaacgttatttagtgtttgaaccatcatatatattaaaggtaagtctcagttgttattggttttaatgtatttgataaaataaaaatacatgtaaaaatgtgttgtttttggggatattggggacgtcttaggtacaaataacaactaaaaaggggtcaattgggatgagaatacgtgaaatggaaacgacctaagtataaataggtacaggtttgtagggttgtttaagtagttataacaatattttttaaatttgttggtaaaaatttggtttattcatgatgtttttgtctagaacttttattcaaaattatcaatgtgttattttattgtttggtaaatatttatattatcagttacctacgtattgttttctatttttagatatgcctcgcgtgtacgtatcaaagagtgcaaagccttataagagatatgatcccttaatattaaaagcAGCAATAGCCtttgaaattgggaataagtctttagttgaaatagctaagcaatttaatataagtaagtcgattttgcacagacatctaacaagagcaataaaatctcaaggtggacaaaaatgtctaagtactacatagtaaaatatttaatatttgttcagagtggggata contains the following coding sequences:
- the LOC100500751 gene encoding Bm8 interacting protein 2d-4 precursor (The RefSeq protein has 3 substitutions compared to this genomic sequence); translation: MAEKFLFLAPVLLLALQVGVDAQRYYHPRSYLGRDLYEHGRSISDNLVTCGPHTCGVGAHCIHGSVRPVCACLAGYSGDPLSQCIKIECLDNSECRSHQTCVNQHCVNPCEGTCGINANCDVRNHIPVCTCPAGYTGNPFSSCRIADPEEACHPSPCGPNTKCHVANNQAICTCLPGYRGSPLSGCRHECESDGECGAQQSCRDFKCVSPCSDCGVNADCETVAAHRAVCKCPRGYHGDPYRICSAECTSDSECPSYKPACVYNACIDPCVNSCGVNADCNLRGLTPVCSCPRNMTGDPFTFCRPFEARDLCEPNPCGANAKCTPGHDRTGAERPVCTCPTGYIGNALVSCERGECELDSQCSDHLACVGYQCVDPCLGNTQCGSGAVCMARRHLAVCTCPSGHNGDALVNCYESQSVVASTRYYRYKRNGNYTLPASEAADANGVTEEKQE